From Musa acuminata AAA Group cultivar baxijiao chromosome BXJ3-8, Cavendish_Baxijiao_AAA, whole genome shotgun sequence, one genomic window encodes:
- the LOC135645745 gene encoding vignain-like codes for MGRGFLFAAFLVAVAFSGLPFVGDDIASEEKLLDLYERWQSHHGVSRSVDEKRIRFDVFKENANYVFASNKKAKPYKLSLNKFGDTAREEFKRTYAGTRIRRRSTLRGSANLKGYFLYKNVTNVTPTVDWRQKGAVTAIKDQGKCGSCWAFSTVVSVEGINQIRTNELISLSEQQLVDCDTNTNKGCDGGMMDDAFYFIERNGGITTEENYPYVAPQEQCKVKRERSPAVVIDGYEDVPVNDEDALLRAAANQPVSVAIEASGQDFQFYSEGVFTVSCGTELDHGVAIVGYGTSKDGMKYWIVKNSWGPEWSEEGYVRMQRGICHGDITLYHTYRKKRQNFLICSKARNAILRYQEKQK; via the exons ATGGGGAGAGGATTCTTGTTCGCTGCCTTTCTCGTTGCGGTAGCATTCTCCGGCTTGCCCTTCGTTGGGGATGACATCGCGTCGGAGGAGAAGCTCTTGGACTTGTACGAGAGGTGGCAGAGCCACCATGGCGTGTCACGCAGCGTCGACGAGAAGCGCATCCGCTTTGATGTTTTTAAAGAGAACGCTAACTACGTGTTCGCGTCCAACAAGAAAGCCAAGCCTTACAAGCTTAGCCTCAACAAGTTCGGCGATACGGCGAGGGAGGAGTTCAAGAGGACGTACGCAGGGACGAGGATTCGTCGCCGCAGCACTCTCAGAGGAAGCGCGAACCTCAAAGGGTACTTCTTATACAAGAACGTCACCAATGTAACTCCCACCGTCGACTGGAGGCAGAAGGGTGCCGTCACTGCTATCAAAGACCAAGGCAAATGCG GAAGTTGCTGGGCCTTCTCGACAGTAGTTTCGGTGGAGGGAATAAACCAGATCAGAACCAACGAGCTTATCTCCTTGTCAGAGCAACAACTGGTGGATTGCGACACCAACACCAACAAAGGGTGCGATGGAGGTATGATGGATGATGCATTCTACTTCATCGAAAGAAATGGAGGGATCACAACAGAGGAAAACTATCCTTATGTAGCTCCACAAGAACAATGCAAAGTAAAAAGA GAGAGATCTCCTGCGGTTGTGATAGATGGATATGAGGACGTTCCCGTCAACGACGAGGATGCGTTGCTGAGAGCAGCGGCGAACCAACCTGTATCAGTAGCAATCGAAGCAAGCGGTCAGGACTTCCAGTTCTACTCCGAG GGTGTCTTCACAGTGAGCTGTGGAACAGAATTGGATCATGGAGTGGCCATCGTAGGCTATGGGACATCTAAGGATGGGATGAAGTACTGGATAGTGAAGAACTCATGGGGACCAGAGTGGAGCGAAGAGGGCTACGTGAGGATGCAGCGTGGGATCTGCCATGGCGATATCACACTTTATCATACATATCGtaaaaagaggcaaaactttTTAATttgctcaaaagcaagaaatgctatcttgcgatatcaagagaagcaaaagtga